The nucleotide sequence GCATCAAGTTCTGCTTGGTTTATCTGCGTAATCGCTTCGCTAAATGCATGTTCAGACATCAAGCCGTCTGCATAATATGCTGCTGCTGTTGTGCGCATATCCGCATACTTTTTAGTGATGGCTTCTTGGCTGGTGTCGTGGGGCCGGATACTTGTGCTGCTTAACGAAAAGCCCGCCGTCACCGAAAGCGCCGATTCTGTGGCGGTGCCGAGGCTGGAGGGCCGGATAAAATTCGAGAATGTCAGCTACCGCTATCCCACCGGCGAGCGCGACGCGCTGAAAAATATCAGCCTTGAAATACGGCCGGGCGAGCAGGTGGCGTTTGTCGGGCCGTCGGGGTCCGGCAAGACGACGGTTATCAACCTTATGCTGCGGCTTTTCGATCCGTGCGCCGGGCGCATAATGTATGACGGGCTGGACTTGCGCGAGGCGAGGCTTAAGGATCTGCGCGCGCATATCGGGCTGGTGGGCCAGAACACGATTTTATTCGATGATACCGTTTACCAGAATCTTTCCATGGGCGCGCAGGCCGCCACGCACGGGGAAATAGAGCAGGCTGCGAAAATAGCGAATGCCGACAGGTTTATCATGGACCTGCCGCAGAAATACGAAACGATGCTGGGCGAGCGCGGGGTAAAACTGTCGGGCGGGCAGCGGCAGCGGCTGGCGATAGCGCGGGCGGTGCTGAAAAATCCGGCGGTGCTGTTGCTTGACGAAGCGACCAGCAATCTCGACACGACGAGCGAGAAGTACGTTCAGGCGGCGCTGGAACTGGTGCATAAGGACCGCACTGTGGTGATGGTGGCGCACCGCCTGTCAACAATCAAGCACGCGGACCGGATTTATGTGCTCAATAACGGCGAAATAGCCGAAACGGGCACCCATGCCGAACTGCTCGCGCAAAACGGGATTTACGCCAAGCTGTATGAAATTCAGGGCGCGGGAAGCTGAAAAAAATCCAAACCGCAACGGGTGCTATGAATACCGCAACAGAATATGACATCATGACCGAACTGAAAACGCTGATAGAGAAATACAGGACTTATGTGCCGGACGGCGACACCGCCGTTCTGGAGAAATCCTACAAATACGCCTGCGACCGCCACGCCGCCCAGAAACGCGCTTCGGGCGAGCCGTATTTCATCCACTGTGTGGCCGTGGCCGACACGCTGCTCGATTACAAACTCGATCTGCCGACGGTCTGCGCCGCGCTGCTGCACGACGTGATCGAGGACACCGGGGTTACCGACTCCGAGTTCGAGGCCGAGTTCGGCGCCGAAATCACGCGGCTGGTGCAGGGCGTGACTAAAATAGAGCGGCTGTCGTTCTCGTCAACCGACGAGGAAACCGCCGAAAACTGGCGCAAGATGCTGATGGCGACCGCGTCGGA is from Elusimicrobiaceae bacterium and encodes:
- a CDS encoding ATP-binding cassette domain-containing protein, whose translation is MASWLVSWGRILVLLNEKPAVTESADSVAVPRLEGRIKFENVSYRYPTGERDALKNISLEIRPGEQVAFVGPSGSGKTTVINLMLRLFDPCAGRIMYDGLDLREARLKDLRAHIGLVGQNTILFDDTVYQNLSMGAQAATHGEIEQAAKIANADRFIMDLPQKYETMLGERGVKLSGGQRQRLAIARAVLKNPAVLLLDEATSNLDTTSEKYVQAALELVHKDRTVVMVAHRLSTIKHADRIYVLNNGEIAETGTHAELLAQNGIYAKLYEIQGAGS